One part of the Rutidosis leptorrhynchoides isolate AG116_Rl617_1_P2 chromosome 1, CSIRO_AGI_Rlap_v1, whole genome shotgun sequence genome encodes these proteins:
- the LOC139902065 gene encoding uncharacterized protein has translation MKKLLKTIPTLTAPIKGENLYLYISVANEAFGSVLVAERDKIQKPVYFVSKALAGSEINYAPIEKFVYALILTSRRLQRYFQWHPVHVLTNMPIKQVLTKPEISGRLALWAVELGAFEISYFLRNAIKGQVLADYLAKMSEVADAGLVLACPSGEEHTYALRFNFDVTNNEAEYEALLAGLNITHKMHVTKLRAFTDSQVVANQFSGSFNAHELSMQKYLKLLQELAMQFEHFELAQVPRSQNKKVDALSKLAALTFSHFQKQVWVEELPSKSIDNDLMVASVEEEQPNWMELIMQYIRNNVLPNDKPEAHLVRERAPMYIIQNG, from the exons ATGAAGAAGTTGTTGAAAACTATACCTACGTTGACAGCACCAATTAAAGGAGAAAATCTTTACCTCTATATATCCGTGGCAAAtgaagcttttggctcagttttaGTTGCAGAAAGAgacaaaatacaaaagccagtgtattttgtCAGCAAAGCTCTTGCGGGTAGTGAAATAAACTATGCCCCCATTGAAAAATTTGTGTACGCGCTTATATTGACATCGCGAAGGTTGCAGAGATATTTTCAATGGCACCCAGTACATGTGTTAACTAACATGCCAATCAAGCAAGTTTTAACAAAACCAGAAATATCTGGTAGGCTCGCGTTGTGGGCAGTGGAGTTAGGTGCTTTTGAAATCTCTTACTTTTTGCGCAATGCTATAAAGGGGCAAGTTTTAGCAGATTACCTTGCAAAAATGTCTG AAGTTGCCGATGCGGGTCTAGTGTTAGCATGCCCAAGTGGTGAGGAGCACACGTACGCGTTACGTTTCAATTTTGATGTAACGAATAATGAAGCTGAATATGAAGCGTTGCTTGCTGGTTTAAATATCACGCATAAAATGCATGTCACCAAGTTGCGCGCTTTTACAGATTCGCAGGTAGTGGCAAATCAGTTTAGTGGCTCTTTTAACGCACATGAACTCTCGATGCAAAAATATTTGAAGTTGTTGCAAGAATTAGCTATGCAGTTTGAGCATTTTGAACTTGCACAAGTACCAAGGAGTCAAAATAAGAAAGTGGATGCGTTAAGTAAGTTGGCTGCTTTAACATTTTCACACTTTCAAAAGCAAGTTTGGGTTGAGGAGTTGCCAAGCAAATCAATAGATAATGATCTAATGGTTGCGTCTGTTGAAGAAGAACAACCAAACTGGATGGAACTAATTATGCAGTATATCCGCAACAATGTCTTGCCGAATGATAAACCCGAAGCTCATTTAGTTCGTGAACGAGCACCAATGTACATCATTCAAAATGGATGA